In the genome of Desulfotignum phosphitoxidans DSM 13687, one region contains:
- a CDS encoding ABC transporter ATP-binding protein, which produces MHGSVDITDLSFGYTESEPVFSGIDLSLAPGQVFCLLGPNGSGKSTLLKCIMQVLTPNAGRVAVDGQNLNGLSASQIASKLGFVPQSLVSAFPFTVAEIVVMGRASQIRMTASPSKKDRDLAMAALERMGIAHLALRPCHQLSGGEWQQVLIARALTHSPQVLLLDEPTSHLDIGNQVKILEIVNRLAQDGITILMASHFPDHAFLTAHQVGILKNGRLLALGNPDDTLCESVLYDTYGIHIRVVTIGKEVNRKICIPVLQEINRPVPAKEVS; this is translated from the coding sequence ATGCACGGCAGCGTTGATATCACCGATCTTTCCTTCGGGTACACGGAATCGGAACCGGTTTTTTCGGGCATCGATCTCTCCCTGGCACCGGGCCAGGTGTTCTGCCTGCTGGGACCTAACGGTTCCGGCAAATCCACGCTGCTCAAATGCATCATGCAGGTGCTCACCCCGAACGCCGGCCGGGTGGCCGTGGACGGACAGAATCTGAACGGGTTGAGTGCCAGCCAGATCGCGTCAAAACTGGGATTCGTTCCCCAGTCCCTGGTGTCCGCGTTTCCCTTTACCGTGGCGGAAATCGTTGTGATGGGACGGGCCTCCCAGATCCGCATGACCGCCTCGCCCTCCAAAAAAGACCGGGACCTGGCCATGGCCGCACTGGAACGTATGGGAATCGCCCACCTGGCCCTGCGGCCCTGCCACCAGCTGTCCGGCGGCGAATGGCAGCAGGTACTCATCGCAAGGGCCCTGACCCATTCTCCCCAGGTGCTGCTCCTGGACGAACCCACTTCTCACCTGGATATCGGCAACCAGGTCAAGATCCTGGAGATCGTCAACCGCCTGGCCCAGGACGGCATCACCATCCTCATGGCCTCCCATTTTCCGGACCACGCCTTTTTGACGGCCCACCAGGTGGGGATCCTTAAAAACGGGCGTCTCCTGGCCCTGGGCAATCCCGATGACACCCTGTGCGAATCCGTGCTGTACGACACCTACGGGATCCATATCCGGGTGGTGACCATTGGAAAAGAGGTGAACCGGAAAATCTGTATCCCCGTGCTGCAAGAAATCAACCGCCCGGTCCCTGCCAAGGAGGTATCATGA
- a CDS encoding FecCD family ABC transporter permease, with product MSSRISPDAWIKAFMGLLVLVMIFSLGSGRVDITFVQTLKILLSPVIPLAPDISDTLYSVIVDVRLPRILAGMMVGGALAVSGASFQGVFQNPLVSPHILGVAAGAGFGAALAILLFDNIWLIHLTSFVFGLAAVGMAYALSRVYKMTPVLMLVLSGIVVGSLFSALTSFLKYIADPMNKMPAIVFWLLGSLNHVSFRDILITAPVFIICISVLLAIRWRINLLAMGDEDARTLGVNTEALKLTIIVCATIATASAVCISGIIGWIGIMIPHIGRLIVGPDHKYLLPISLVIGAAYLVAVDTIARTALTTEIPIGILTAIFGAPVFALLLRKTQKAG from the coding sequence ATGTCCAGCCGCATTTCTCCGGATGCGTGGATCAAAGCCTTCATGGGCCTGCTGGTCCTGGTGATGATCTTTTCCTTAGGAAGCGGCCGGGTGGACATCACATTTGTCCAGACCCTGAAAATTCTGCTGTCCCCGGTGATTCCACTGGCGCCAGATATATCCGACACCCTGTATTCCGTGATTGTGGATGTGCGGCTCCCCCGGATTCTGGCCGGCATGATGGTGGGTGGGGCCCTGGCCGTTTCCGGGGCGTCCTTCCAGGGGGTGTTCCAGAATCCCCTGGTCAGCCCCCATATCCTGGGGGTGGCAGCCGGTGCCGGATTCGGGGCCGCCCTGGCCATTCTGCTGTTCGACAACATCTGGCTGATCCATCTCACCTCGTTTGTGTTCGGCCTGGCCGCCGTGGGCATGGCCTATGCCCTGTCCCGGGTGTACAAAATGACCCCGGTGCTGATGCTGGTGCTGTCCGGCATCGTGGTGGGATCTTTGTTTTCCGCGCTGACCTCTTTTCTGAAATACATTGCCGACCCCATGAACAAGATGCCGGCCATTGTATTCTGGCTGCTGGGATCCCTCAACCATGTGTCGTTCAGGGATATCCTGATCACGGCCCCAGTTTTCATCATCTGCATTTCCGTGCTGCTCGCGATCCGGTGGCGCATCAACCTGCTGGCCATGGGGGATGAGGATGCCCGGACCCTGGGGGTCAACACTGAAGCCCTGAAACTGACCATCATCGTGTGCGCCACCATTGCCACGGCATCGGCCGTGTGTATCAGCGGCATCATCGGGTGGATCGGCATCATGATCCCCCACATCGGACGGCTCATTGTGGGGCCGGACCACAAATACCTGCTGCCCATCTCCCTGGTGATCGGGGCCGCCTACCTGGTGGCCGTGGATACCATCGCCCGGACTGCGTTGACCACGGAAATCCCCATCGGCATCCTCACCGCCATTTTCGGAGCCCCGGTATTTGCCCTGCTGCTTAGAAAAACCCAGAAGGCCGGGTGA
- a CDS encoding ABC transporter substrate-binding protein yields the protein MTCQARIRPLRHPHAIHPPGIHPPAIRLAAAAPGVVRRRFPVWTPAVCLVAILTACLFLPVLLPACASAGPIEVTDAAGILVTLDQPAARVVVIGAAPFIPLHMFYMFDQATDQLAGFEVRGQVTDEFLELIDPDLSMKQTLAANPGPESVAALAPDLVITKSTVEGQAVRTLKALGIPVMHVGAETPDMFLSDIQNLGKVLGQERRADIIVQFYTDHLAQIQQAVSPVPDPSRPRVLVLEYSSRGNRQALNVPAPGWIQTQQAVICGGNPVWTGSVSVQDGWQITGFEQIAAWDPDKIFLIVWYQLKGIEVLDSLYQDPKWASLSAVKQHELHLFPQDIFGWDSASPRWILGALWMAKKTYPDRFTDLDMSRTVTAFYTQMYGLDPETIATRLMPDTLR from the coding sequence ATGACCTGTCAAGCCCGTATCCGGCCATTGCGCCATCCGCACGCCATTCATCCGCCCGGCATCCATCCCCCTGCCATCCGTCTGGCCGCTGCCGCACCCGGAGTTGTCCGCCGGCGGTTTCCGGTGTGGACACCCGCTGTCTGCCTGGTAGCGATTCTGACGGCATGCCTGTTTCTGCCGGTACTGCTCCCGGCCTGCGCCTCAGCCGGCCCGATTGAAGTGACCGATGCCGCAGGCATCTTGGTGACCCTTGACCAACCTGCGGCCCGGGTGGTGGTGATCGGAGCAGCCCCGTTCATCCCGCTGCACATGTTTTACATGTTTGACCAGGCAACGGACCAGCTGGCGGGATTTGAAGTCCGGGGCCAGGTGACAGATGAATTCCTGGAACTGATCGACCCGGACCTGTCGATGAAACAGACTTTAGCGGCCAATCCCGGCCCGGAGAGCGTGGCCGCCCTGGCACCGGACCTGGTGATCACCAAATCCACGGTGGAAGGACAGGCGGTCCGGACCCTGAAAGCCCTGGGCATTCCGGTGATGCATGTGGGGGCGGAAACCCCGGACATGTTTCTTTCCGATATCCAAAACCTGGGCAAGGTGCTGGGACAGGAACGCCGGGCCGACATCATTGTACAGTTTTACACGGACCACCTGGCACAGATTCAGCAGGCTGTGTCACCGGTCCCGGATCCATCCAGGCCCCGGGTTCTGGTCCTGGAATACAGCAGCCGGGGCAACCGCCAGGCCCTGAACGTACCGGCTCCGGGATGGATCCAGACCCAGCAGGCCGTGATCTGCGGCGGCAATCCGGTCTGGACCGGCAGTGTTTCCGTGCAAGACGGCTGGCAGATCACAGGATTCGAGCAGATCGCGGCCTGGGATCCGGACAAAATTTTTCTCATCGTGTGGTACCAACTCAAAGGCATTGAGGTGCTGGATTCTTTGTATCAGGATCCCAAATGGGCCTCCCTGTCTGCAGTGAAACAACATGAACTGCACCTGTTTCCCCAGGACATTTTCGGATGGGATTCCGCCAGTCCCCGGTGGATTCTGGGGGCCTTGTGGATGGCAAAAAAAACATATCCGGACAGATTTACGGACCTGGACATGTCCCGGACTGTCACGGCATTTTATACGCAGATGTATGGTCTGGACCCGGAAACCATTGCCACCCGCCTGATGCCGGACACCCTGAGATAA